One stretch of Prunus persica cultivar Lovell chromosome G1, Prunus_persica_NCBIv2, whole genome shotgun sequence DNA includes these proteins:
- the LOC18792608 gene encoding uncharacterized protein LOC18792608, whose amino-acid sequence MDPNRVEAERLLGIAEKLLHSRDLSSCRDFAILAQETEPLLEGSDQILAVADVLLAADKRVNNHHDWYAVLQVDRRSEDQDLIKRSYRRLALLLHPDKNKYAYAEHAFKLVADAWAVLSDPTRKPIYDNELGPFSRVDLSAPNSNKLPVRRVNRSRNDADLTNDGEHHQQQRSRLSTFWTTCPYCYVLYEYPRVYENCCLRCQNCKRGFEAVVVPNLPPLVQGQEAYYCCWAFFPMGFVGGTHSNGGKGKAAPAAAAAAFPNWMPPVFSTTPPQSKTPVAATAVPVVANSGGVMDVSDGNPDLGTNQKKRGRPRKVI is encoded by the coding sequence ATGGATCCAAACAGAGTGGAAGCCGAGCGCTTGCTCGGAATCGCCGAGAAGCTTCTACACAGCCGAGATCTGAGCAGCTGCCGTGACTTCGCAATTCTGGCGCAAGAGACCGAGCCGCTATTGGAAGGCTCAGATCAGATCTTGGCCGTCGCCGACGTGCTCTTGGCCGCCGACAAGCGCGTAAACAACCACCACGACTGGTACGCCGTTCTCCAGGTCGATCGCCGATCCGAAGATCAGGATCTCATCAAGAGGTCATATCGACGGCTGGCGTTGCTCCTCCACCCGGACAAGAACAAGTACGCTTATGCCGAGCACGCGTTCAAGCTTGTCGCCGATGCATGGGCCGTTTTGTCCGACCCGACTCGGAAGCCGATTTACGACAACGAGTTGGGCCCGTTCAGCCGAGTCGATCTCAGCGCACCGAATTCGAACAAATTGCCTGTACGGCGAGTCAATCGGAGCCGAAACGACGCCGATTTGACAAACGACGGTGAGCATCATCAGCAGCAGAGGTCGAGATTGTCGACTTTCTGGACGACGTGCCCGTACTGCTATGTGCTGTACGAGTACCCTAGGGTTTACGAGAATTGCTGTTTGAGGTGCCAGAATTGTAAGCGCGGGTTTGAGGCGGTGGTTGTGCCGAATTTGCCGCCATTGGTGCAAGGCCAGGAGGCCTACTACTGCTGTTGGGCGTTTTTTCCGATGGGATTTGTGGGCGGGACCCACTCCAATGGCGGGAAGGGTAAGGCGGCCCCGGCAGCGGCCGCAGCCGCCTTTCCCAATTGGATGCCACCTGTCTTTTCGACGACGCCGCCGCAGAGTAAAACTCCGGTGGCTGCCACGGCGGTCCCCGTGGTGGCCAATTCGGGTGGAGTGATGGATGTTTCGGATGGGAACCCGGATTTGGGGACTAATCAGAAGAAGAGGGGACGGCCCAGGAAGGTTATTTGA